In the Xiamenia xianingshaonis genome, one interval contains:
- the hypE gene encoding hydrogenase expression/formation protein HypE → MDETVMLGHGSGGSMMKRIIDEVFFDAYGSDELREGNDAAVLPLDQNGGSLAFSTDSFVVTPHFFPGGDIGRLAVCGTVNDVATSGAVPQYLSCGFILEEGFPMDDLRRICTSMAEAAKEAGVKIVTGDTKVVNRGHGDGVFINTSGAGMVPPGVRLGGQFIQPGDKVLVSGTLGDHGITIMSCRESLSFTSPLESDAAPLNHLIADVLAAAPNVRCFRDPTRGGLASTLNELAEQAGVDITVEEADVPVKPAVQGACDMLGYDVLQVANEGKMVCVVAADQAEAALAAMRANPYGRDAALIGDVSAARADRGPKVMLRTALGSTRFLDMLVGEQLPRIC, encoded by the coding sequence ATGGACGAAACGGTGATGCTTGGACACGGGTCGGGCGGATCGATGATGAAACGCATCATCGATGAGGTGTTTTTCGACGCGTACGGCAGCGACGAGCTGCGCGAAGGCAACGACGCCGCCGTGCTGCCGCTGGACCAAAACGGCGGATCGCTCGCGTTTTCGACCGACAGCTTCGTCGTGACGCCGCACTTCTTCCCCGGCGGCGACATCGGGCGGCTGGCCGTGTGCGGCACCGTGAACGACGTCGCCACCAGCGGCGCCGTCCCCCAGTATCTGAGCTGCGGCTTCATCCTGGAAGAGGGCTTTCCCATGGACGATTTGCGCCGCATCTGCACGTCGATGGCCGAAGCGGCGAAGGAGGCGGGCGTCAAAATCGTCACGGGCGACACGAAGGTGGTGAACCGCGGGCACGGCGACGGCGTGTTCATCAACACCTCGGGCGCAGGCATGGTGCCCCCCGGCGTGCGCCTGGGCGGGCAGTTCATCCAACCGGGAGATAAAGTGCTGGTCAGCGGCACGTTGGGCGACCATGGCATCACCATCATGAGCTGCCGCGAATCGCTGTCGTTCACGTCCCCGCTCGAATCGGACGCAGCGCCGCTGAACCACCTGATCGCCGACGTGCTGGCCGCAGCGCCGAACGTGCGCTGCTTCCGCGACCCCACGCGCGGGGGGCTGGCGTCCACGCTGAACGAGCTGGCCGAACAGGCAGGCGTCGACATCACGGTAGAAGAGGCCGACGTGCCCGTGAAACCGGCCGTGCAGGGCGCCTGCGACATGCTGGGCTACGACGTGCTGCAGGTGGCCAACGAAGGGAAGATGGTGTGCGTCGTGGCCGCCGACCAGGCCGAAGCGGCGCTGGCCGCCATGCGCGCGAACCCCTACGGGCGCGACGCGGCCCTGATCGGCGACGTGAGCGCCGCACGAGCCGACCGCGGCCCGAAAGTGATGTTGCGCACAGCCCTGGGCAGCACGCGCTTCTTGGACATGCTCGTCGGCGAACAGCTGCCGCGCATCTGCTAG
- the nikR gene encoding nickel-responsive transcriptional regulator NikR, giving the protein MKNSLMRFSVAMPEDLLIRFDQLVARRGLAKNRSEVVRDLVREALVEDECAQPGAEVMGTLTIVYSHHANDLQEKLHSIQHDYFENIVSTMHVHVDAHACLEVIVLRGDTETVQLIANLILGTKGVKNGRLVVTTTGVGLWGSAD; this is encoded by the coding sequence ATGAAGAACAGCCTCATGCGGTTTTCGGTCGCCATGCCCGAAGACCTGCTGATCCGGTTCGACCAGCTGGTCGCACGGCGCGGGCTGGCGAAAAACCGCAGCGAAGTCGTGCGCGACCTGGTGCGCGAGGCGCTGGTCGAAGACGAGTGCGCACAACCCGGCGCCGAAGTGATGGGCACGCTGACCATTGTGTACAGCCATCACGCGAACGATCTGCAGGAAAAGCTGCACTCCATCCAGCACGACTACTTTGAAAACATCGTGTCGACGATGCACGTGCACGTCGATGCGCACGCATGCCTGGAAGTGATCGTGCTGCGCGGCGACACGGAAACGGTGCAACTGATTGCGAACCTGATACTGGGAACGAAGGGCGTGAAAAACGGCCGCCTGGTCGTGACGACGACCGGCGTGGGCCTCTGGGGAAGCGCCGATTAA
- a CDS encoding dynein gamma chain protein: MCTNGINTGQFETMIEQIDDHVKLERRWTHTLGHQAGDAGFPTVCEKLHAAQALLDDVRALLDEAKDALEDDARDASAVTVSLV, from the coding sequence ATGTGCACCAACGGCATCAACACCGGCCAGTTTGAAACGATGATCGAACAGATCGACGATCACGTGAAGCTCGAGCGTCGCTGGACCCACACGCTGGGACATCAGGCGGGCGACGCGGGATTCCCCACCGTGTGCGAGAAGCTGCATGCGGCCCAGGCCCTGCTCGACGACGTGCGCGCCCTGCTCGACGAGGCGAAAGACGCGCTGGAAGACGACGCGCGCGACGCGAGCGCCGTCACGGTCAGCCTGGTCTAG
- a CDS encoding ATP-binding protein, producing the protein MSHPVIETDECIGCGICVDACPQEVLEVVGGVADVVNEESCIACGDCVEECPMGAIPEVVEE; encoded by the coding sequence ATGTCCCATCCCGTAATTGAAACTGACGAGTGCATCGGCTGCGGCATCTGCGTGGACGCCTGCCCGCAAGAGGTCCTCGAGGTCGTTGGCGGCGTGGCAGACGTCGTGAACGAGGAAAGCTGCATCGCGTGCGGCGACTGCGTCGAGGAATGCCCCATGGGCGCCATTCCGGAAGTCGTCGAAGAGTAG
- a CDS encoding SLC13 family permease, which produces MAHNASNRTDRRSSESSPARRAARAAREHWLTAAALLAALASMAAVPPDAAYLGYFDWKTIGCLFCVLAVTNALRRMGAIDRAARAIIGHVAGPRSLALISVLVTAVFSMLFTNDVALIIMLPLAVTTLVGAGQTRLIPLVFALQALAANLCGMITPFGNPQNLYLFTYYHLGVGEFVCTMLPPFVFATTGIVAATWAATRKPRNGAKGGAADNGPTRAASAAASRMPLDRRRLATCCGLFALTLLAVFRVVPAGAAALAVATVLACVDRRALANVDWGLLATFLCFFVFAGNMARIPALGQTLGPLMDDWGLLVSAGTSQVISNVPAAVLLSHFTGNWAPLLVGVNIGGAGTFVGSLASLIAIRCYAVARKTRALQADPDCSMGRFLRLFALMNAAFFGALVAFCQLMECLL; this is translated from the coding sequence ATGGCACACAACGCATCGAACAGAACCGACCGACGCAGCAGCGAAAGCTCGCCGGCGCGCCGGGCAGCGCGCGCGGCGCGCGAGCATTGGCTGACGGCGGCGGCGCTTCTGGCGGCGCTCGCGTCCATGGCGGCAGTGCCCCCGGACGCCGCCTACCTGGGCTACTTCGACTGGAAGACCATCGGGTGCCTGTTCTGCGTCCTAGCCGTCACCAACGCGCTGCGCCGCATGGGAGCCATTGACCGGGCCGCCCGCGCCATCATCGGCCACGTAGCCGGGCCACGTTCTCTCGCGCTTATATCGGTGCTGGTCACAGCCGTTTTTTCCATGCTGTTCACCAACGACGTGGCGCTTATCATCATGCTGCCGCTCGCCGTGACGACGCTTGTGGGAGCAGGGCAGACGCGCCTGATTCCCCTCGTGTTCGCGCTGCAGGCCCTGGCGGCCAATTTGTGCGGCATGATCACGCCGTTCGGCAACCCGCAGAACCTGTACCTGTTCACGTACTATCACCTCGGGGTCGGCGAATTCGTCTGCACCATGCTGCCGCCGTTCGTGTTCGCCACGACAGGAATCGTCGCGGCAACCTGGGCGGCGACGCGAAAACCGCGCAACGGGGCGAAAGGCGGGGCGGCCGACAATGGCCCGACGCGCGCTGCGTCGGCCGCCGCGTCGCGGATGCCCCTGGACCGGCGCCGGCTGGCGACGTGCTGCGGGCTGTTCGCGCTCACGCTGCTGGCGGTGTTTCGCGTCGTGCCGGCGGGGGCGGCGGCCCTGGCCGTGGCGACCGTTCTGGCTTGCGTCGACCGGCGGGCCTTGGCGAACGTGGACTGGGGCCTGCTCGCGACGTTTCTGTGCTTCTTCGTGTTCGCGGGCAACATGGCCCGCATTCCGGCCCTGGGGCAGACCCTCGGGCCGCTCATGGACGACTGGGGGCTGCTCGTGTCCGCCGGCACGAGCCAGGTGATCAGCAACGTCCCAGCGGCCGTGCTGCTTTCTCACTTCACCGGCAATTGGGCGCCGCTGCTCGTCGGCGTGAACATCGGCGGGGCCGGCACGTTCGTGGGATCGCTCGCGAGCCTCATCGCCATTCGCTGCTACGCCGTCGCCCGCAAGACGCGCGCGCTGCAGGCGGACCCCGACTGTTCCATGGGCCGCTTCCTGCGCCTGTTCGCCCTCATGAACGCCGCTTTTTTCGGGGCGCTCGTCGCCTTCTGCCAGCTGATGGAGTGCCTTTTGTAG
- the dnaK gene encoding molecular chaperone DnaK, with protein MAKILGIDLGTTNSAMAVMEGSEPEILVNAEGDRTTPSVEGFRKDGERVVGKAAKNQAVTNPENTVSSVKRFIGRSFGETSEEQKTVSYKVQKGKDGRAVVDIDGKDYTPEEISAMVLQKLKTDAEKQLGGPITQAVITVPAYFNDAQRQATKDAGKIAGLEVLRIINEPTAAALAYGLDKTNKDEKILVFDLGGGTFDVSILELGDGVFEVASTAGDNHLGGDDWDQRVIDWLADKFKADNGIDLRGDKMAMQRLKEAAEKAKMELSSTTQANINLPFITADASGPKHLDYTLTRAEFERITKDLLDRCKKPVEQALRDAGLTKGEIDEVILVGGSTRMPAVQELVKNMTGKAPNMSVNPDEVVAMGAAVQGGVLSGDVEGILLLDVTPLSLGVETMGGVMTKMIDRNTTIPTRKTEIYSTASDNQTSVEVHVLQGERQMAADNKTLGKFQLSGIPAARRGVPQIEVTFDIDANGIVNVSAKDLGTGKQQQITISGSTALNDDEVERMVRDAEQHAEEDKRRREEVEIRNNADALVNATEQTLAEVGDKAPADVKAQAEQAIAQAKSALEGQDLDAIKQATEAMQQAGYKLAEVVYSTQSPDAAAQAATAESAPADDTIEADYEVVDDENERK; from the coding sequence ATGGCTAAGATTCTTGGTATCGATTTGGGCACGACGAACTCCGCCATGGCTGTCATGGAAGGCTCGGAGCCGGAAATCCTCGTCAACGCCGAAGGCGACCGCACCACCCCGTCGGTCGAGGGCTTCCGCAAGGACGGCGAGCGCGTCGTCGGCAAGGCTGCGAAAAACCAGGCCGTCACCAACCCTGAAAACACCGTTTCGTCCGTGAAGCGCTTCATCGGCCGCTCCTTCGGCGAAACGTCCGAAGAGCAGAAGACCGTCAGCTACAAGGTCCAGAAGGGCAAGGACGGCCGCGCGGTCGTCGACATCGACGGCAAGGACTACACCCCCGAAGAGATTTCGGCCATGGTGCTGCAGAAGCTGAAGACCGACGCCGAAAAGCAGCTCGGCGGCCCCATCACGCAAGCCGTCATCACCGTGCCCGCGTACTTCAACGACGCCCAGCGCCAGGCCACGAAGGACGCCGGCAAGATCGCAGGCCTCGAAGTGCTGCGCATCATCAACGAGCCCACGGCAGCGGCGCTGGCCTACGGCCTTGACAAGACGAACAAAGACGAGAAGATCCTCGTGTTCGACCTGGGCGGCGGCACGTTCGACGTGTCTATCCTGGAACTCGGCGACGGCGTGTTCGAGGTCGCGTCCACCGCTGGCGACAACCACCTGGGCGGCGACGACTGGGACCAGCGCGTCATCGACTGGCTGGCCGACAAGTTCAAGGCCGACAACGGCATCGACCTGCGCGGCGACAAGATGGCCATGCAGCGCCTGAAGGAAGCCGCGGAAAAGGCGAAGATGGAGCTGTCCTCCACCACGCAGGCCAACATCAACCTGCCGTTCATCACCGCCGATGCTTCCGGCCCGAAGCACCTGGACTACACGCTGACCCGTGCGGAGTTCGAGCGCATCACGAAGGACCTGCTCGACCGCTGCAAGAAGCCCGTTGAGCAGGCGCTCAGAGACGCCGGCCTCACCAAGGGCGAGATCGACGAGGTCATCCTCGTCGGCGGCTCCACCCGCATGCCGGCCGTGCAGGAGCTCGTGAAGAACATGACGGGCAAGGCCCCGAACATGTCGGTGAACCCCGACGAAGTGGTCGCCATGGGCGCGGCCGTGCAGGGCGGCGTGCTGTCCGGCGACGTCGAGGGCATCCTGCTGCTCGACGTCACCCCGCTGTCGCTCGGCGTGGAGACCATGGGCGGCGTCATGACCAAGATGATCGACCGCAACACCACCATCCCGACGCGCAAGACCGAAATCTACTCCACCGCGTCGGACAACCAGACGTCGGTCGAGGTCCACGTCCTGCAGGGCGAGCGCCAGATGGCCGCCGACAACAAGACGCTCGGCAAGTTCCAGCTGTCCGGCATCCCGGCGGCGCGCCGCGGCGTCCCGCAAATCGAGGTCACGTTCGACATCGACGCCAACGGCATCGTGAACGTGTCGGCGAAGGATTTGGGCACCGGCAAGCAGCAGCAGATCACCATCTCGGGCTCCACGGCGCTCAACGACGACGAAGTCGAGCGCATGGTGCGCGACGCCGAGCAGCACGCTGAAGAGGACAAGCGCCGCCGCGAGGAAGTGGAGATCCGCAACAACGCCGACGCGCTGGTGAATGCCACCGAGCAGACACTGGCCGAAGTGGGCGACAAGGCGCCGGCCGACGTGAAGGCGCAGGCCGAACAGGCAATCGCCCAGGCCAAGAGCGCCCTTGAAGGCCAGGATCTGGATGCCATCAAGCAGGCCACCGAGGCCATGCAGCAGGCGGGCTACAAGCTGGCCGAGGTCGTGTACTCCACGCAGTCCCCGGACGCCGCCGCCCAGGCCGCCACGGCTGAATCCGCGCCGGCCGACGACACCATCGAAGCCGACTACGAGGTCGTCGACGACGAGAACGAAAGGAAGTAG
- a CDS encoding nucleotide exchange factor GrpE, with amino-acid sequence MTPSKPNQERTAPGASSAQDEAQQAGTAQPAGADATSADETAEAVVIDAEPSEGEEADAELSAEEAAEKAIEDLRAEKQAWEDRYLRLHAEWDTYRRRTAEQREAEKARATEKLVTDLIPVIDDFERTIAYADEHGEQGLLDGVKAVYSKLGSVLERSGVVVLNPVNEPFNALDAQAVATVEDSSAYDETVRDVYQKGYKMGMKVLRPAMVTVTCGGPKREPAPAEDADQQ; translated from the coding sequence ATGACGCCGAGCAAGCCCAACCAGGAACGCACGGCACCCGGCGCGTCTTCCGCCCAGGACGAAGCGCAGCAGGCTGGCACCGCCCAGCCTGCGGGCGCAGACGCGACCAGCGCCGACGAGACCGCCGAAGCCGTCGTGATCGACGCCGAGCCGAGCGAAGGCGAAGAAGCCGACGCCGAGCTTTCGGCCGAAGAGGCCGCCGAGAAGGCAATCGAGGACCTTCGCGCTGAAAAGCAGGCCTGGGAAGACCGCTACCTGCGCCTTCATGCGGAATGGGACACCTACCGCCGCCGCACCGCCGAGCAGCGCGAAGCCGAAAAGGCCCGCGCCACCGAAAAGCTCGTGACCGACCTCATTCCGGTCATCGACGACTTCGAGCGCACCATCGCCTATGCCGACGAACACGGCGAGCAAGGCCTGCTCGACGGCGTGAAGGCCGTGTACTCGAAGCTGGGAAGCGTGCTGGAGCGCAGCGGCGTCGTGGTGCTGAACCCCGTGAACGAGCCGTTCAACGCGCTGGACGCCCAGGCCGTCGCCACGGTGGAAGACAGCTCCGCCTACGACGAGACCGTCCGCGATGTGTACCAAAAAGGGTACAAGATGGGCATGAAGGTGCTCAGGCCCGCCATGGTCACCGTGACCTGCGGCGGTCCGAAGCGCGAACCAGCGCCCGCCGAAGACGCAGACCAACAATAG
- a CDS encoding DnaJ C-terminal domain-containing protein: MAATPDYYKILGVPRTATQADIKKAFRKLARTHHPDAGGDEAKFKEINEAYEVLSDEKKRNLYDQYGTANENQIPQGWGGGGTVDFSDIFGGGSWADILESLRHGEGAFGGSSGFGGSWDFGGARSPRPTKGQDMNVTLNVTFEEAFNGAEKRVTVRVPGRSEAETLTVKIPAGAVDGGRVRFKKKGAPGEAGGEDGDLLITTKIGEHKLYRRQKADVLMDVPITFPEAALGASIVVPTPDGKKVRVKVPAGTQDETVLTVRGKGAPQVKGSGHGDLKLTLKVVVPAEVNDEQKRALEAFAAASKEPVRSWEQ; encoded by the coding sequence ATGGCCGCTACCCCGGACTATTACAAGATCCTTGGCGTTCCACGGACGGCAACGCAGGCAGACATCAAAAAGGCGTTCCGCAAGCTCGCACGCACCCATCATCCCGACGCCGGCGGCGACGAGGCGAAGTTCAAGGAAATCAACGAAGCCTACGAGGTGCTGTCCGACGAAAAGAAGCGCAACCTGTACGACCAGTACGGAACCGCGAACGAAAACCAGATCCCCCAGGGCTGGGGCGGCGGTGGCACGGTCGACTTCAGCGACATCTTCGGCGGCGGCAGCTGGGCCGACATCCTGGAATCGCTGCGCCACGGCGAAGGCGCGTTCGGCGGATCGAGCGGATTCGGCGGCAGCTGGGACTTCGGCGGCGCGCGCAGCCCGCGTCCCACCAAGGGCCAGGACATGAACGTCACCCTCAACGTCACGTTCGAAGAGGCGTTCAACGGCGCTGAAAAGCGCGTGACCGTGCGCGTGCCGGGCCGCTCCGAAGCCGAAACGCTCACCGTGAAGATCCCGGCCGGCGCCGTCGACGGCGGCCGCGTGCGCTTCAAGAAGAAGGGCGCCCCGGGAGAGGCCGGCGGGGAAGACGGCGATTTGCTCATCACCACCAAGATCGGCGAGCACAAGCTCTACCGCCGCCAAAAGGCCGACGTGCTCATGGACGTGCCCATCACGTTTCCCGAAGCCGCGCTGGGGGCATCCATCGTGGTGCCCACGCCCGACGGCAAGAAGGTGCGCGTGAAGGTGCCTGCCGGCACGCAGGACGAAACGGTGCTGACGGTGCGCGGCAAAGGCGCCCCGCAGGTGAAGGGCAGCGGCCACGGCGATTTGAAGCTCACGCTGAAGGTGGTCGTCCCCGCCGAAGTCAACGACGAGCAGAAGCGTGCGCTTGAGGCGTTTGCCGCCGCGTCGAAGGAACCCGTAAGGTCGTGGGAACAATGA
- a CDS encoding heat shock protein transcriptional repressor HspR — protein MSASHTDRDRPLYMISVAAQLAGVHPQTLRAYEQKGLVTPQRTSGNTRMYSQADIDRLELINELTSEGINLAGVIRILDLEGRLDERDAEIDDLHKRVRRLADRVHELETRESVTALVRVADLPAASHRLPGIHP, from the coding sequence ATGAGCGCCTCGCACACCGACCGCGACCGTCCGCTGTACATGATCTCGGTGGCGGCGCAGCTGGCGGGGGTCCATCCCCAAACGCTGCGCGCATACGAGCAAAAGGGCCTGGTCACACCCCAGCGCACGAGCGGCAACACCCGCATGTACTCCCAGGCCGACATCGATCGGCTGGAACTTATCAACGAACTGACCAGCGAAGGCATCAATTTGGCGGGCGTCATCCGCATCCTCGATCTGGAAGGCCGCCTCGACGAGCGCGACGCCGAGATCGACGACTTGCACAAGCGGGTGCGCCGCCTGGCCGACCGCGTCCACGAGCTGGAAACGCGGGAAAGCGTCACCGCGCTCGTGCGCGTGGCCGACCTGCCGGCTGCGAGCCATCGCCTGCCGGGCATTCATCCGTAG
- a CDS encoding ATP-dependent Clp protease ATP-binding subunit, whose amino-acid sequence MNMGSLSKLALSAQEALQQTLVIASDNEASQAEPIHMLKALLSSGENNLSAIIKRIGADPFALKANADAAIEALPKVSGSSMMSGVPSAALMGVIDRAVKTAEKLGDSYATTEHLLIALSEDKGAAGKILNGAGVTKKTIETAYEELRGDTRVTDQTSKTEFEALEQYGQNLTQQAREGKLDPVIGRSEEIRRTVQVLSRRTKNNPVLIGEPGVGKTAIVEGLAQRIVAGDVPSSLKDRELVALDLASMVAGAKYRGEFEDRLKAVLREVKDAGGRIILFIDELHTIVGAGSTGDSSMDAGNMLKPALSRGELHVIGATTLDEYRKYIEKDSALERRFQPVMVSEPSVEDTIAILRGLKEKYEIHHGVRITDSAIVSAAELSNRYITDRFLPDKAIDLMDEAASRLRIEIDSMPEEVDAAERKLTQMQIEEQALMKESDDVSRERLEVLRKEIAAAKESLDRRKAEWRNEKDVIENVQNLKVELESAQLEADRATREGNLARASELAYGRIPELQQALQKAEEDLNVRQQDGAILKEEVGEDAIAEVVSAWTGIPVQKMMQGDMEKLINLEDRLHERVIGQNEAVDSVSAAIRRSRAGLSDPDKPIGSFLFLGPTGVGKTELAKALAEYLFDSERAMVRIDMSEYMEKFSVQRLIGAPPGYVGYDEGGQLTEAVRRHPYCVILLDEIEKAHPDVFNILLQVLDDGRLTDGQGRVVSFKNAIVIMTSNVGSQLIRERAIEQNEGARRETMGEMIQDMASMTPEAAGKKLADFANAMQDALRQTFKPEFLNRIDDIVTFEELSIANMEPIVELQLADVRERLRQRRVTLDVTPEAMEHLAIDGYDPVYGARPLKRLIQNKIVDLIAQKIVEGKLFDRSHVLIGIGENGDYECTVEAPLDLAELDEIDFSDLDLDDLDR is encoded by the coding sequence ATGAACATGGGGAGTCTGAGCAAACTCGCTCTCAGCGCCCAAGAGGCGCTCCAACAAACCCTGGTCATCGCTTCTGACAACGAAGCGTCCCAGGCCGAACCCATCCACATGCTGAAAGCGCTGCTCTCGTCGGGCGAGAACAATCTTTCGGCTATCATCAAGCGCATCGGCGCCGACCCCTTCGCGCTGAAGGCCAACGCCGACGCGGCCATCGAGGCCCTGCCGAAGGTGTCGGGCTCGTCCATGATGAGCGGCGTGCCCTCGGCGGCGCTCATGGGCGTCATCGACCGCGCGGTGAAGACCGCCGAAAAGCTGGGCGATTCCTACGCCACCACGGAACATTTGCTCATCGCGCTGTCCGAAGACAAGGGCGCTGCCGGCAAGATCCTCAACGGCGCGGGCGTCACGAAAAAGACCATCGAAACCGCCTACGAAGAGCTGCGCGGCGACACCCGCGTGACCGACCAGACGTCCAAAACCGAATTCGAGGCGCTGGAGCAGTACGGCCAGAACCTTACGCAGCAGGCCCGCGAGGGCAAGCTCGACCCGGTCATCGGCCGGTCCGAGGAAATCCGCCGCACCGTGCAGGTGCTGTCGCGCCGCACGAAGAACAACCCCGTGCTCATCGGCGAGCCGGGCGTCGGCAAAACCGCCATCGTCGAAGGCCTGGCCCAGCGCATCGTGGCGGGGGACGTGCCGTCCTCGCTGAAGGACCGCGAGCTGGTGGCGCTCGATTTGGCGTCCATGGTGGCCGGCGCGAAGTACCGCGGCGAATTCGAAGACCGCCTGAAGGCCGTGTTGCGCGAGGTCAAAGACGCGGGCGGGCGCATCATCCTGTTCATCGACGAGCTGCACACCATCGTGGGCGCAGGCTCTACCGGCGACAGCTCCATGGACGCCGGCAACATGCTCAAACCCGCCCTGTCTCGCGGCGAGCTGCACGTTATCGGTGCCACGACGCTCGACGAATATCGCAAGTACATTGAAAAGGATTCCGCGCTCGAGCGCCGCTTCCAGCCCGTCATGGTTTCCGAGCCGTCCGTCGAAGACACCATCGCCATCCTGCGCGGCCTGAAGGAAAAGTACGAGATCCACCACGGCGTGCGCATCACCGACAGCGCCATCGTGTCGGCGGCCGAGCTGTCGAACCGCTACATCACCGACCGCTTCCTTCCCGACAAGGCCATCGACCTCATGGACGAAGCCGCCAGCCGCCTGCGCATCGAGATCGACTCCATGCCCGAAGAGGTGGACGCGGCCGAGCGCAAGCTCACCCAGATGCAGATCGAAGAGCAGGCGCTCATGAAGGAGTCCGACGACGTGTCGCGCGAGCGCCTGGAGGTGCTGCGCAAGGAGATCGCCGCCGCGAAGGAGTCGCTTGACCGGCGCAAAGCCGAGTGGCGCAACGAAAAGGACGTCATCGAAAACGTGCAGAACCTGAAGGTCGAGCTGGAAAGCGCCCAGCTGGAAGCCGACCGGGCCACGCGCGAGGGCAACCTGGCGAGGGCGTCCGAGCTGGCCTACGGCCGCATTCCCGAGCTGCAGCAAGCCCTCCAGAAGGCCGAAGAAGACCTCAACGTCCGCCAGCAAGACGGTGCCATCCTGAAAGAGGAGGTGGGCGAAGACGCCATCGCCGAGGTCGTTTCTGCCTGGACGGGCATTCCCGTGCAGAAGATGATGCAGGGCGACATGGAAAAGCTCATCAACCTGGAAGACCGCCTGCACGAGCGCGTGATCGGGCAAAACGAGGCCGTCGATTCGGTTTCGGCCGCCATTCGCCGCAGTCGCGCGGGTCTTTCCGACCCCGACAAGCCCATCGGGTCGTTCCTCTTCCTCGGTCCTACCGGCGTCGGCAAGACCGAGCTGGCCAAGGCGCTTGCGGAATACCTGTTCGATTCCGAGCGGGCGATGGTGCGCATCGACATGTCCGAGTACATGGAGAAGTTCAGCGTGCAGCGGCTCATCGGCGCCCCTCCGGGATACGTGGGCTACGACGAGGGCGGCCAGCTGACCGAGGCCGTGCGCCGGCACCCGTACTGCGTCATCTTGCTCGACGAGATCGAGAAGGCGCACCCGGACGTGTTCAACATTTTGTTGCAGGTGCTCGACGACGGCCGGCTGACTGACGGTCAGGGCCGCGTCGTGTCGTTCAAGAACGCCATCGTCATCATGACGTCGAACGTGGGCAGTCAGCTCATTCGCGAGCGCGCCATCGAGCAGAACGAGGGCGCCCGCCGCGAAACCATGGGCGAGATGATACAGGACATGGCGAGCATGACGCCCGAGGCCGCCGGCAAGAAGCTGGCCGACTTCGCCAACGCCATGCAAGACGCCCTGCGCCAGACGTTCAAGCCGGAATTCTTGAACCGCATCGACGACATCGTCACCTTTGAAGAGCTGTCCATCGCGAACATGGAGCCCATCGTGGAGCTGCAGCTCGCCGACGTGCGCGAACGGCTGCGCCAGCGCCGCGTGACCCTCGACGTGACGCCCGAGGCCATGGAGCACTTGGCCATCGACGGCTACGACCCGGTGTACGGGGCGCGTCCGCTGAAGCGACTCATCCAGAACAAGATCGTCGACCTCATTGCGCAGAAGATCGTCGAAGGGAAGCTGTTCGACCGCAGCCACGTGCTTATCGGCATCGGCGAGAACGGCGACTACGAATGCACCGTCGAAGCGCCGCTTGACCTGGCCGAACTTGACGAAATCGACTTCAGCGACCTGGATTTGGACGACCTGGACCGCTAA
- a CDS encoding xanthine phosphoribosyltransferase — translation MQLLEDRIARDGVVKSGNVLKVDSFLNHQIDIDLLDALGAEWARLFQDKPITKILTIEASGIGIACMAALHFDVPVVFAKKTQSLNLDGEMLCTKIDSFTHKKTFDVIVAKRFISPDDHILIIDDFLANGCALRGLIELVGQAGAVVEGLGVAVEKGFQGGGDDLRARGYRVESLAIIESMDAESGAICFRTA, via the coding sequence ATGCAGCTACTCGAAGACCGCATCGCTCGCGACGGTGTCGTGAAGTCCGGCAACGTTTTGAAAGTCGACAGCTTTCTGAACCATCAGATAGACATCGACCTGCTTGACGCTCTGGGCGCTGAATGGGCCCGCCTGTTCCAGGACAAGCCCATCACGAAGATCCTCACCATTGAGGCGAGCGGCATCGGCATTGCGTGCATGGCGGCCCTCCATTTCGACGTGCCGGTTGTGTTCGCGAAAAAGACCCAGTCCCTCAACCTCGACGGCGAGATGCTCTGCACAAAAATCGATTCATTCACGCACAAAAAGACGTTTGACGTCATCGTTGCCAAGCGCTTCATCAGCCCCGACGACCATATTCTCATCATTGACGATTTCCTCGCCAATGGGTGTGCCCTGCGCGGTCTCATTGAGCTGGTCGGACAGGCGGGCGCTGTGGTCGAGGGCCTTGGCGTTGCGGTGGAGAAGGGCTTCCAAGGTGGCGGCGACGATCTGCGAGCGCGCGGCTACCGCGTCGAGAGTCTTGCCATCATTGAGTCCATGGATGCCGAATCTGGGGCGATCTGCTTCCGTACCGCATAA